The DNA window atttttgattcCATCTTTTTTTCAGAGGTTGATTCAATAAACTttgttaacattaaatattttttatttatcttaggtTGTATAGTTGTTATTGGATATGATAATGAATAGATCGCACGAGGATTTGATGACGTTGGATGCAATGAATGatgtatagttttatttgatGGAAGTTTTACTGTATGAGAATGAGTAGTATTACTATGAGAATTGTCTTCATCCTTGTtcgaatattcattaaattcagtCACTGATTTTAGGGTATTTAACATATGATTTGCATTCTTGAAGTTTCTGTCTATTTCACTCCTCATTGGTACTGAAACTTGCGTTGGCGTAACTGGACTATATTGAACTGAAGAATCTTTAtcatatttgtcaatattatttattttaatatgatttcgtaatattttattggattgatggatattattaaaataaacactttttggAGTTGTTATGTTATCGTTACTGTTATTCTCATGTATGATAacagatttaatatttaaatttcgccGTCGATTATTcgaattcaaatttttaaaattaggaGTTATTTCAGTGACTACAAATTGAGACAAATTGTCGCTACTTTTCTTTCCACTTTGAATGACTTTAGTACCATTGTTAAACGctgttaaataattgttttggtTCCGATCTGAAATGACCAAGATTCCCGACGTAGATAAGGAGACGTTGGCATTTACATTTCTAACGTTAATAGAAAATGGGTCGCTCGTGACATTTGATATAGCAGAGGAATCTTTAACTTTATACATTTGTGTCGGTGATATAATGATTTGTTCACTCTTGTCCTTCTGCACATTTTGAATTACTTCTAAGTAACTACAATTAGTAACCTTTATTTCATGTATATTGGTGTGAGCTAGCGGAATCGAACTTGGATTTGTTTtacgtttttgtttaaatatttctttagattCATTATGATTCAAAATGAAGCTATTAGTTTTTAGTGCAGGTAGGTGCTCTATAGTTGATGTGTGTAAATGCCCGGGATAAATAGTTGTCGACTTTGGTGCATTAATCTGGGAATGGATTCCTTTGAACTTAAGCCTACTTGTATATGAGGAAACAGTAGAAGAATTTGTGCCATAATTAGTATCGTtcgacttatttattaatattattgattcctTCCCATTCTGTGGCTTTGTtgaatatttgtcaatttgaaattttaatgatgATAAACCATTTTGTTTAATAGGTATCAAACAGTTTGTATCCCTAATTTTAGATTCTTTCTTTCTGTTGTCGGGTGGGAAATTTGtggtattatttatgtatattttagtaaaattagttttagtAACATTTTCGATCCTTGTATGAATTCTTGGATTATTAATTGTTGTCTCCAGTATTACAAATGACGATTCAGTCGTAAGTGAAGCTTGATTTAAATTCGTGGCAGATACATTTTTCTCCTTATTTCCTTTAATTTCCGATTTATTTCGAAGTACTCTAGTTTTATATGCCTCATGATTTCTTTGAGTTGTGTCAGCATTTTTATCTGATAAAATTTGCATTGTGCTGgtaaattcattttcattctgaTTCTGTGAATTTTTAAAAGCTTGTAatctttcatttatttcaaaatttccaGGTTTGTTAATAACTACTGGTGATAATGTAAATGTTTCATAGTCAGTGTTGAGACCTGatgataattttgtaatttcatcgcttaaaactatatttttaggTATAATTACTGGTGTGATGTAGTCTTCAGCtggtaatacattatttaaatcttcATCCAGTAACACAACATTCGTATTGACTTCCTTAGTAGcagttttataattaactctTCTATTAGAACctgttatacttttattattgctaGTAGTAGTATCGTAGgttctcaatttttttatttcttttttatatataaagttatttctaGAGTtcgagttatttttattttgtataatattggaTGGTATTGTGGTGTTCAAATAATTTGGCTTAGTAACTTGGGTTATTGAAggtgtttttattgtttctagaaatttagtactaaatttaTTGGATTCATTTTGACTCAAAGATGTAgttgtagatatatatttttcttttttaatttcattataaaaattaatggcaCTTTCTGTCATACTTGGTTTTTCAAAAGCATTTTCAGACGATCCGATAACGTATGGAGTTGTTTGTATTACACTTGTTACTATTTTCACTGGTTTGTTGggtttattagattttttttgcaTAAGTTTCGTCGTCATCAAATAGtgagtatttttaaaagacTTACTTCGATTTTCTGTCGATTTTTTAGATAAATTCGTGTTCGAATGCAATGGATCTAAAAGTTTCTCATTTCGCTGTTCataattttctaaaactttTGGTGTTTCAAGACCATTGTAGGAAATTTCAGTCAAAACAACCACGCTATTATGTAACGGGCTTTCTTTCggattctttttaattttcgtattattaaaatttcgtaAAGTATATTCCAGAGGGTTATTAATTGtcgttaaattttgtaaattacttttgacgttttcttttttaattatatttttagtgagTGGTAAAACTGTTCCGAAAGttggtaaattataattaaatatttcacttggttttgttaatatttctaaataaggGACAGTATTTTGTTTTGCTTCTGTGTTCATATTTTTAGTTGCATCTGCTGTTGTAATCATCGTATTTTCTTTATCTGCAAAGACTATAGTGCTCTTTTTCTCTTTCTCAATAGTTTTAAGTGTTTCAATTGCAGTATTATTAGTAGTGCATATTTGTGTAATGTTTTTACGTTCATctgtgtttttgtttataggtaaattaatttttaaacttgttCTGGTAGATGCTAATTTGTCTTGATAAACATTTGTATGTTTCATGTGAATAGTAGATGGTTTTTTATGTGGCGATTGAACGACCTTACTAAAATTATCCTGCGTTATTACATGATATACTTCGTTGTAAGGTTGTGTAAAATTTAAAGGCTCAAATAAATCATTagcaattgttttgtttttggtcGTGTGAATCAATGAAGACCTTTCCGCTCTATCTTGGACAGAATGACTAttattgatgttatttttttcaagatgTGACTTCCTTTTTCTCGAActcatattttcataaatatcgGTATATCTCATGTAATTATCAATTTTCTCATTATTGTTACTGTTCATATTCATAAcgtttgaatataaaacaaatttggaTGAGTTCGAATAgagtttattagaataattgcTTTTTCTAGAATTTGTATTATTTCCATGATAGCTATTATCTCTTTCTATGAACTCACGTTTGACTTCGACTGGATTTATTGTTACAATTTCATCGTGGAATAGAGgagttgtaaaataatttttgttagtCGTTATTGTGAACGTATTTTTATTGCCCTCGATTTTAATATATGGAAAAGGATCAATTACTCCATCCCTCTGCATCTTTGATTCAAAAAGACCGATTACATTAGTCgtactttttaataatgtttttggcGCAGGCGTAGAATGTTTGAGCGGAGCAATAGTTTTGTCATCtttagcaatatttattattgtagaaaataagtttgcatattttttagTTACGAATGTCAACTTTACTGAGTGCGTTGTTGTTTGTGACTTATTTACAACAtttgaattttctttttcagCTTCCATTGCTGTGTTATTTCTTTGTATAGAATCATTCTTAATTATTGGCCCTACATTTGCAGAAGTAGGTAATACAGATGATGTCGTTTTGTTAAGcattaaactaaaatttaatattggttTTTTGATTTCCAATTGGTATTTTGACTGCAAACTTATATTACtggcattaattaaattagttgaaTTATTCAATGGGTCAACCTGTTCAATGGAAAAATTTGTAGAGTCATTTTTGTCACTTTTTGCAATAATTATTGGTGTAGAGAATAagctttcatatttttttgttactttcgACATATTAACAACATCAAATGGTGTTTCTGTTGATTTACTTACCGCTTTTGAATACTTTTTATCAGATTTTAGTATGCTGTCAATTTGttctttgtaattattattttttatttccaagaGTATATTTGTAGATGGTAATAAAGACTTTGTCGTTGTAGCATGAATTGGATGAGCTTCTATAATAGGCTGTTTGATTGGAATTTGATTTATTGGTTCAAAATGTTTCCTCgtattgttattaaaacttaCTTCGGATTTTTCTGTTGTATAAATGCATTCTATATCACAGTTATTTGTGTAGTTTAAATCATCAATATTATCAGTGGTTGCAGTATCATTGATATTAACCTTTTTCTTAAATTCTTCGactaatactttaatattagaaataatatcTCTGTAACTTACCACATCTTCTTGTTCACTTTTACTCGTAACAGAATGCTCGTCAATTTGTCcacttaaaatttgtttttgacaAGTAATTAATGCTGAGTCATTATGACAGCATTTAGAAAAAAAGTCAGCATGGTGTTGATCCGGCAGAAcatctatatacatttttacagTCCCTTTTACAGATAATAGCTTATAAAGATGAATTAAGTTTTCTTTTTGGCTTTCTATAAGGAAGAGATATATAGAGTACAGGTGACATTTTTCAACTTTATCTAATTTAAGTATTTCATCATTCTTCTGAAGGCTactcttattaattatatcaatgtcTATTGCAGTGTGGGAATGAAgcgtttcatttattaaatattcatttagtgtttttgtttttttaaatccaaaCTTTTCGTTGTCAGGATATAAAGTAACGATAATTATAACACTGCTCTCCTGGTTATTATCAAACGCTAATTTGTTTCTATACAAATTATGCCTGTGGATATTATATGTGTGATAATCTTGAGTACTTATAAGAGACTGGAATAGAAGTGTGAAATATTTCTTCGTATGTTTTTGTGCAGTATCTCTATCAAATTGTTTTCGATGTGTGACGTCACTATCATTATGTTGCCTTTTTACATTTTCTTCTAATTCTTGTCTTAAATTTATACaagttttattgtaaatctTTTTATATAGATTAGTTTTATTACCTCGATCGTCTTCATCATCCGTATGTAATGAGTTATTCTCAAtaagaaacatatatttttgtttttttcttaatacttGTTGCATACACACGCAGACACTGTCTATTAACTTTAACGTTACTTCAAACAACTTTCTATCACTTGTCGCGACGTCTAGCgactgtaatatttttaataacaatggaTTATCGTTATTTGCTCTCACATTAACCGAACCATTATTTTCAGAAACTTGGATTAGAAGATATAACAGAACGTACAATGTCTTAATTTCTAAG is part of the Vanessa cardui chromosome 14, ilVanCard2.1, whole genome shotgun sequence genome and encodes:
- the LOC124535440 gene encoding uncharacterized protein LOC124535440 codes for the protein MNLEIKTLYVLLYLLIQVSENNGSVNVRANNDNPLLLKILQSLDVATSDRKLFEVTLKLIDSVCVCMQQVLRKKQKYMFLIENNSLHTDDEDDRGNKTNLYKKIYNKTCINLRQELEENVKRQHNDSDVTHRKQFDRDTAQKHTKKYFTLLFQSLISTQDYHTYNIHRHNLYRNKLAFDNNQESSVIIIVTLYPDNEKFGFKKTKTLNEYLINETLHSHTAIDIDIINKSSLQKNDEILKLDKVEKCHLYSIYLFLIESQKENLIHLYKLLSVKGTVKMYIDVLPDQHHADFFSKCCHNDSALITCQKQILSGQIDEHSVTSKSEQEDVVSYRDIISNIKVLVEEFKKKVNINDTATTDNIDDLNYTNNCDIECIYTTEKSEVSFNNNTRKHFEPINQIPIKQPIIEAHPIHATTTKSLLPSTNILLEIKNNNYKEQIDSILKSDKKYSKAVS